A region from the Curtobacterium sp. MCBA15_012 genome encodes:
- a CDS encoding class E sortase — translation MTAHDTMPSRRSARGEDDTRTGRRRPRQTVGGALVSLVAELLIIAGAGTGLYVLWTAWWTDVVAVNEQTALVQDLEQTPVPTAAGTEHRDAAPVLPEPPDVTSVFGTMQIPRFGADYVRPIGEGTDREKVLNTIGLGHYQDTAMPGAEGNFAVAGHRVTYGKPLNQIADLKDGDSVVVRVTDKAKGFDVWYVYKVTDSQIVTPDKIETIAPVPNQPGVAPSAEDRWLTLTACHPMWSAKERYVTHAKLDYWMPASEGTPKELSETPQ, via the coding sequence GTGACCGCACACGACACCATGCCGTCGCGGCGATCCGCGCGGGGCGAGGACGACACCCGGACCGGTCGACGGCGTCCCCGTCAGACCGTCGGTGGTGCGCTCGTGTCGCTCGTCGCCGAGCTGCTCATCATCGCCGGTGCCGGCACGGGACTGTACGTGCTGTGGACGGCGTGGTGGACGGACGTCGTCGCGGTGAACGAGCAGACCGCCCTCGTGCAGGACCTGGAGCAGACGCCGGTACCGACCGCCGCCGGGACCGAGCACCGGGACGCCGCGCCCGTGCTGCCCGAGCCGCCGGACGTCACCTCGGTCTTCGGCACGATGCAGATCCCCCGCTTCGGCGCCGACTACGTTCGCCCGATCGGCGAGGGCACCGACCGCGAGAAGGTCCTCAACACGATCGGCCTCGGCCACTACCAGGACACCGCGATGCCGGGCGCCGAGGGCAACTTCGCCGTCGCCGGGCACCGCGTCACGTACGGCAAGCCCCTCAACCAGATCGCCGACCTCAAGGACGGCGACTCCGTCGTCGTGCGCGTGACCGACAAGGCGAAGGGCTTCGACGTCTGGTACGTCTACAAGGTCACCGACTCGCAGATCGTCACGCCCGACAAGATCGAGACGATCGCACCGGTGCCGAACCAGCCCGGTGTGGCGCCCTCCGCCGAGGACCGCTGGCTCACGCTGACCGCCTGCCACCCGATGTGGTCCGCGAAGGAGCGGTACGTCACGCACGCCAAGCTCGACTACTGGATGCCCGCCTCGGAGGGCACCCCGAAGGAACTCTCGGAGACCCCGCAGTGA
- a CDS encoding EamA family transporter produces the protein MTTVLLALTGAVVYGAADFLGGVAARHLRAVTVAAATAAVGLVPLLVGVPLVGADLSGAAVGWGLVAGCSGGIGVLLLYRALAVGPMSVLSPLTAVFAAVVPVVVALVRGTVLSPTGWAALVVAVVAVVLVAAVRDTSGARVTAVGLVTAAVAGCGFGGIVLAYDATPDGSGVAPLLVARGVQTVLLGAVAVVVAVRTGGAGRPGGAVPAGGSARPGASLRSGGAVPVGGAGRVGGWSRRVVATVVACGVLDALANVCIQAALRAGEDPSTLPVVSVLNALYPIGTVALAGVVLRERLTAVQWSGVGLAFAAAVGLALA, from the coding sequence GTGACCACCGTGCTGCTCGCCCTGACCGGGGCCGTCGTCTACGGCGCCGCCGACTTCCTGGGCGGTGTCGCGGCGAGGCACCTGCGTGCCGTCACGGTCGCGGCGGCCACCGCCGCGGTCGGGCTGGTGCCGCTCCTGGTCGGGGTCCCGCTCGTCGGTGCCGACCTCTCGGGGGCTGCCGTCGGCTGGGGGCTCGTCGCCGGGTGCTCCGGCGGGATCGGCGTCCTGCTCCTGTACCGCGCGCTCGCCGTCGGGCCGATGAGCGTGTTGTCGCCCCTCACGGCCGTGTTCGCGGCCGTCGTGCCCGTGGTGGTCGCCCTGGTGCGGGGCACGGTGCTGTCGCCGACGGGGTGGGCCGCGCTCGTGGTGGCGGTCGTCGCGGTGGTGCTCGTCGCGGCGGTGCGCGACACCTCGGGCGCGCGGGTCACGGCCGTCGGACTGGTCACGGCAGCGGTCGCGGGGTGCGGCTTCGGCGGGATCGTGCTCGCCTACGACGCGACGCCGGACGGGTCCGGGGTCGCGCCGCTGCTCGTCGCGCGCGGGGTGCAGACGGTGCTGCTCGGTGCGGTGGCGGTGGTGGTCGCGGTGCGCACGGGTGGCGCGGGGCGGCCTGGAGGCGCGGTGCCGGCGGGCGGGTCGGCGCGGCCCGGTGCGTCGCTGCGGTCGGGAGGCGCGGTGCCGGTCGGCGGGGCGGGGCGCGTGGGCGGGTGGTCGCGTCGGGTCGTCGCGACGGTCGTCGCGTGCGGCGTGCTGGACGCGTTGGCGAACGTCTGCATCCAGGCGGCGCTGCGCGCCGGGGAGGACCCGTCGACCCTGCCGGTCGTGAGCGTGCTCAACGCGCTGTACCCGATCGGGACGGTCGCGCTCGCGGGGGTGGTGCTGCGCGAGCGGCTCACCGCGGTGCAGTGGAGCGGGGTCGGGCTGGCGTTCGCGGCGGCCGTCGGGTTGGCGCTCGCGTGA
- a CDS encoding GNAT family acetyltransferase produces MPYRFRTFHEDDTDAVVALWDACGLLRPWNDPHRDIARKTAEQPELFLVAEQTDPDDDGTPALLGAGMAGYDGHRGWVNYLAVRPDQQGTGLGRAFMAEFERLLLERGCPKVNVQVRAGNEQVLGFYASLGYAEDHAVSLGKRLVADD; encoded by the coding sequence GTGCCGTACCGCTTCCGGACCTTCCACGAGGACGACACCGACGCGGTCGTCGCACTGTGGGACGCCTGCGGACTCCTCCGTCCGTGGAACGACCCGCACCGGGACATCGCCCGCAAGACCGCCGAGCAGCCCGAGCTCTTCCTGGTCGCCGAACAGACCGATCCGGACGACGACGGGACCCCGGCCCTGCTCGGCGCGGGCATGGCCGGCTACGACGGGCACCGCGGCTGGGTGAACTACCTCGCGGTCCGGCCCGACCAGCAGGGCACCGGCCTGGGCCGTGCCTTCATGGCCGAGTTCGAGCGGCTGCTGCTCGAGCGCGGCTGCCCGAAGGTCAACGTGCAGGTGCGCGCCGGCAACGAGCAGGTGCTCGGCTTCTACGCCTCGCTCGGGTACGCCGAGGACCACGCGGTGTCCCTGGGCAAGCGCCTCGTCGCCGACGACTGA
- a CDS encoding CPBP family intramembrane glutamic endopeptidase codes for MSVPYHRLPRVDARWRWWRPFVALAVLAGWYVATQVVLAVAYFVPIGASQGPEGLMRFQQELSSGALDPTDPLVLSLSLVSLVVLLPGILLAVKLAKLGPANVLSSTRFRVRWRWTAWCLLPTLVVAAIMFSVQTIGMFTFDGGFGWDHAAIGHSTVSAGTLTLTIVLVLLLVPFQGAAEEYVFRGFLMQTIGSWIPVRVVGTVVAVVVSTVVFALLHIPNGYNVWGILDVGSFGLVAAIIVLRTGGMEATVLQHAFNNIMIFVLQAPGWSRIDLTSQDAQGTVGGWLVTLGTSLLYWGMVEVLATWRGLDRRFAGHEAPRFRGTPPGFAGGSRWFRPGGAGWSDAPARVDDVAGSGDPAGSGERVGSGHRAGSDGQGVDSAVGVARRP; via the coding sequence GTGAGCGTTCCGTACCACCGCCTGCCCCGCGTCGACGCCCGTTGGCGGTGGTGGCGCCCGTTCGTCGCGCTCGCGGTCCTGGCCGGCTGGTACGTCGCGACCCAGGTCGTGCTCGCGGTCGCGTACTTCGTCCCGATCGGAGCCTCGCAGGGTCCCGAGGGGCTGATGCGCTTCCAGCAGGAGCTGTCGAGCGGGGCACTCGACCCCACCGACCCGCTGGTCCTGTCGCTGTCGCTCGTGTCCCTCGTGGTGCTGCTGCCCGGGATCCTGCTCGCCGTGAAGCTCGCGAAGCTCGGTCCCGCGAACGTCCTGTCGTCGACGCGCTTCCGGGTGCGGTGGCGGTGGACCGCGTGGTGCCTGCTGCCCACGCTCGTCGTCGCGGCGATCATGTTCTCGGTCCAGACGATCGGCATGTTCACGTTCGACGGCGGCTTCGGGTGGGACCACGCCGCCATCGGGCACTCGACGGTCTCGGCGGGCACGCTCACGCTGACGATCGTCTTGGTCCTGCTGCTCGTGCCGTTCCAGGGCGCTGCCGAGGAGTACGTCTTCCGCGGCTTCCTCATGCAGACGATCGGCTCGTGGATCCCGGTCCGCGTGGTCGGCACGGTCGTCGCGGTCGTCGTCTCGACCGTCGTGTTCGCCCTGCTGCACATCCCGAACGGCTACAACGTCTGGGGCATCCTCGACGTCGGCTCGTTCGGTCTCGTGGCCGCGATCATCGTGCTGCGCACCGGCGGCATGGAGGCGACGGTCCTCCAGCACGCCTTCAACAACATCATGATCTTCGTGCTGCAGGCGCCGGGGTGGTCGCGGATCGACCTGACGTCGCAGGACGCGCAGGGCACGGTCGGCGGGTGGCTCGTCACGCTCGGCACGTCGCTGCTCTACTGGGGGATGGTCGAGGTGCTCGCGACGTGGCGGGGGCTGGACCGGCGGTTCGCCGGTCACGAGGCGCCCCGGTTCCGCGGGACACCGCCCGGGTTCGCGGGTGGGTCGCGGTGGTTCCGGCCGGGAGGCGCGGGCTGGTCGGACGCGCCGGCGCGTGTCGACGACGTGGCCGGGTCGGGTGACCCCGCCGGGTCCGGTGAGCGGGTGGGTTCGGGTCATCGGGCCGGTTCCGACGGACAGGGTGTGGACAGCGCGGTGGGTGTCGCCCGTCGCCCGTAG
- a CDS encoding AAA family ATPase, translating to MYLHRLDLQAVGPYPDLVSIDFAALAASGVFLLEGPTGSGKSTIIDAVVFALYGGLAGESSTPDRLHSQHADPGVEPFVDLVFETGAGVYRVRRTPQYDRPKQRGTGTVRQQASAQLFRLAHPADTVGEPVSSRIPEVGLEVARIVGLDKVQFLQTVVLPQGEFARFLRSPGEERRKLLQSLFGTQVYDRTAEELAARRRAVQAEVEGADARVRDALSRFAQAAGVDDPDEQQVDATVAALRSTADEAAAARDAAVAAAQAAALREQTVRARVAARERRAALLDRQRALDDGAARIATVRERLGLAARATPVVLAADALGSARERATRAAEAAAALRARIGLRPDADATGRRAALTAFLGNVRHLVAVEDSLGARRRARSDASRRVAELLDRAAALDEEIAGRPTQRAELVERLRAATERAADAEAARLEVERVAHLRAELAARDLARGSVETAERAVATARATAERALAAEHDVRSRRIAGLAGELGAALEAGAPCPVCGAVEHPDPAAPQDDHPAVEAVEAASRATRIAETALSDAAADLAVARALLERLDETVGALDAATLAERAAAADARVAAAEQAAVQVRDLDRQRDAHDEGTTTLERERDAVRSRHAVLVATGADEDRRLADDTAAVDAALGRARDHLRAEPRTGGAQTPDQHPTGAPTGRPASSAHPSTDGPATLHEAVAALDHLVAELDAVLVAEAGVTTAERIAEDRQRDVRAALDQHGLADVADARAARLTAADEERLRAEVTTAERERAVVEAGLAAPDVVEAAALGDEPLDVDAAHEARVQAADRADTATRTAQSAADRAGAAAACAADLDRAVRSRDATSARSRAVVRLADVASGVASVNPSGITLGTYVLMRRFEDVVAAANDRLRGMLAGRFTLETSDEREAGSRARRTGLALAVHDHTTDTLRAPGSLSGGETFTVSLCLALGLADVVQAEAGGVALGTLFVDEGFGTLDPETLDDVIGQLSRLTAGGRQVGIVSHVEELKQRIPERIAVRRAPGGGSRVTTTV from the coding sequence ATGTACCTGCACCGACTCGACCTGCAAGCCGTCGGGCCCTACCCCGACCTGGTCTCGATCGACTTCGCCGCGCTCGCGGCGTCCGGGGTGTTCCTGCTCGAGGGCCCGACCGGCTCGGGCAAGTCCACCATCATCGACGCCGTCGTGTTCGCCCTGTACGGCGGGCTGGCGGGCGAGTCCTCCACGCCCGACCGGCTGCACAGCCAGCACGCCGACCCCGGGGTCGAGCCCTTCGTCGACCTGGTGTTCGAGACGGGTGCCGGCGTGTACCGGGTCCGACGCACCCCGCAGTACGACCGCCCCAAGCAGCGCGGCACGGGCACCGTGCGGCAGCAGGCGTCCGCGCAGCTGTTCCGGCTCGCGCACCCCGCCGACACCGTGGGCGAGCCGGTCTCGTCCCGCATCCCCGAGGTCGGGCTCGAGGTCGCGCGGATCGTCGGACTCGACAAGGTCCAGTTCCTGCAGACCGTGGTCCTGCCGCAGGGGGAGTTCGCGCGCTTCCTGCGGTCCCCGGGCGAGGAACGCCGCAAGCTCCTGCAGTCGCTGTTCGGCACGCAGGTCTACGACCGCACCGCCGAGGAACTCGCCGCCCGACGCCGGGCCGTGCAGGCCGAGGTCGAGGGCGCCGACGCCCGCGTGCGCGACGCCCTCAGCCGCTTCGCCCAGGCGGCCGGGGTCGACGACCCCGACGAGCAGCAGGTCGACGCGACGGTCGCCGCCCTGCGGTCCACCGCCGACGAGGCCGCGGCCGCGCGGGACGCCGCCGTCGCCGCGGCACAGGCTGCGGCGCTCCGGGAGCAGACGGTCCGCGCCCGGGTCGCCGCCCGCGAGCGCCGGGCCGCACTGCTCGACCGGCAGCGCGCGCTCGACGACGGCGCCGCCCGGATCGCCACCGTGCGCGAACGGCTCGGACTCGCCGCCAGGGCGACCCCGGTCGTGCTCGCCGCCGATGCGCTCGGTTCCGCTCGGGAGCGTGCGACCCGGGCGGCCGAGGCTGCTGCGGCGCTCCGTGCCCGGATCGGCCTCCGGCCCGACGCCGACGCCACCGGACGACGCGCTGCGCTGACCGCGTTCCTGGGCAACGTCCGGCACCTCGTGGCGGTCGAGGACTCCCTGGGAGCCCGACGTCGAGCACGGTCCGACGCGAGCCGACGGGTGGCGGAGCTGCTCGACCGCGCGGCGGCGCTCGACGAGGAGATCGCCGGTCGTCCGACCCAGCGTGCCGAGCTCGTCGAACGGCTCCGCGCCGCCACCGAGCGCGCGGCGGACGCCGAGGCTGCGCGGCTCGAGGTCGAGCGGGTCGCGCACCTGCGTGCCGAACTGGCCGCACGGGACCTGGCGCGCGGGTCGGTTGAGACGGCCGAGCGTGCCGTCGCGACCGCGCGGGCCACGGCCGAGCGTGCACTCGCGGCCGAGCACGACGTGCGGTCGCGGCGGATCGCGGGCCTCGCGGGCGAGCTCGGTGCGGCCCTCGAAGCCGGGGCGCCGTGCCCGGTGTGCGGCGCGGTCGAGCACCCGGACCCCGCGGCACCGCAGGACGACCACCCCGCGGTCGAGGCGGTCGAGGCGGCGTCCCGGGCGACCCGGATCGCCGAGACGGCACTCTCCGACGCCGCGGCCGACCTCGCCGTCGCCCGGGCGCTCCTCGAGCGGCTCGACGAGACGGTCGGTGCCCTCGACGCCGCGACGCTCGCGGAGCGCGCCGCCGCGGCCGACGCCCGGGTGGCCGCCGCCGAGCAGGCAGCGGTCCAGGTGCGTGACCTCGACCGGCAGCGGGACGCACACGACGAGGGCACCACGACCCTCGAACGCGAGCGGGACGCCGTCCGGTCCCGGCACGCGGTGCTGGTCGCCACCGGCGCGGACGAGGACCGACGGCTCGCGGACGACACCGCCGCCGTCGACGCCGCGCTCGGACGGGCGCGCGACCACCTGCGGGCGGAACCGCGGACTGGCGGGGCGCAGACACCCGACCAGCACCCGACCGGAGCGCCCACGGGTCGTCCGGCGTCGAGCGCGCACCCGTCCACCGACGGTCCAGCGACCCTCCACGAGGCGGTCGCAGCGCTCGACCACCTCGTCGCGGAGCTCGACGCGGTCCTCGTCGCCGAGGCCGGGGTCACGACGGCCGAGCGCATCGCCGAGGACCGGCAGCGCGACGTCCGGGCAGCGCTCGACCAGCACGGCCTCGCCGACGTCGCCGACGCCCGGGCAGCTCGCCTGACCGCCGCCGACGAGGAGCGCCTGCGCGCCGAGGTGACGACCGCCGAGCGCGAGCGGGCCGTGGTCGAGGCCGGCCTCGCCGCACCGGACGTCGTCGAGGCGGCCGCGCTCGGCGACGAGCCGCTCGACGTCGACGCCGCACACGAGGCCCGGGTGCAGGCCGCCGACCGTGCCGACACGGCGACCCGGACCGCCCAGTCCGCGGCCGACCGAGCCGGAGCGGCCGCGGCGTGTGCCGCCGACCTCGACCGTGCCGTCCGGTCGCGCGACGCCACCTCGGCCCGCAGCCGCGCGGTCGTGCGGCTCGCCGACGTGGCCTCGGGTGTCGCCTCGGTGAACCCGAGCGGGATCACCCTCGGGACCTACGTGCTCATGCGGCGCTTCGAGGACGTCGTCGCCGCCGCGAACGACCGGCTGCGGGGGATGCTCGCGGGCCGCTTCACGCTCGAGACGTCCGACGAGCGCGAGGCCGGGTCACGCGCCCGACGCACCGGCCTCGCACTGGCGGTGCACGACCACACCACCGACACGCTCCGCGCCCCGGGCAGCCTGTCCGGCGGCGAGACGTTCACGGTGTCCCTGTGCCTCGCGCTCGGGCTGGCCGACGTCGTGCAGGCCGAGGCGGGCGGGGTCGCCCTCGGCACGCTGTTCGTCGACGAGGGGTTCGGCACGCTCGACCCCGAGACGCTCGACGACGTCATCGGGCAGCTCTCGCGCCTGACGGCCGGCGGTCGGCAGGTCGGCATCGTGAGCCACGTCGAGGAGCTCAAGCAGCGGATCCCCGAGCGGATCGCGGTCCGTCGCGCGCCGGGTGGCGGGTCCCGCGTCACGACGACGGTCTGA